CCACCCGTGCACCGCTGAGCGCCCAGGCCTCCACCACATAACCCCCGCCTGGGATGAGACCCGCCACCAGGATGCTGAAGGTGGTGAACAGATTCCACCTCATTCTCGAGCGGACCAGAAGGACGAGCAGCAGATACGCCGTGAACACGCAGCCGTGGGTGAAACCCACGACCATGAGGGCCGCCGCCCGCGCGCCGTGGAACCTGTAGCCGGTGAGCGAAACGACCCACGCGATACAGAGCGCCACGAAGAAGGTTGCTTCCCAGAAGGCGACCTTGCGCAGAAGGCGGATCATCCTCACCAGGGGCACAGGCTAATCCCCTGGATCGAAGCTGAGGTAGTCGTCTCCGCGCTGGCCGGTTCCATCATTGCCCGAGTCCCGGGCGGCTAAGAGGGTACGGTCGAAGCGTGCGGATCGCCGCGATGGACCTCGGGAGCAACTCGTTCCACCTGCTTGTCGCGGACGCACACCCGGACGGGACCTTCGAACCGCTCGCCCGCGACAAGGAGATGCTCCGGTTGGGCAGCGTGGTCGCCAGAAACGGAGAGGTCGGCGAGGAAGCCGGAGCCGCGGCAGTGGAGACGATCGCCCGCTTCAAGGCGCTGGCCGTCTCGCTCGGGGCCGACGAAATCGTGGCCTGCGCCACGTCGGCGCTTCGCGAGGCGGGCGACTCGTTGGCGGTGGTGGACCGCATCGAGGAAGAGACCGGCGTAAAAGTGAAGGTGATCAGCGGCAAGGACGAAGCCCGTTTGGTCTTCGATGCTGTGCGCACGAGCGTAGTGATTGATCCGGGACCCGCGCTCGCCATGGATCTGGGCGGCGGCAGCCTCGAATTGATGATCGGGGATTCGAGCGGGTTGTCGTGGTCGGCGAGCCTCAAGCTGGGTGTTGCGCGGTTGACTGCCGGGCTGGTCCGAGGAGACCCTCCAACCAGTTCCGACCGCAGGCGGGTGGCCGACGCGGTGACCAGCCGGATCCATCATCCTCTCCTGCCGTCGATCGCGGATGCCGGAGCCCGCGTGGCGGTTGGAAGCAGCGGAACTCTGCGGACGCTGATTGCTCTTTGCGCATACAGGCAGGGGGGCTCGCTTCCTTCGTCGGTCAACCAGCTGAAGGTGTCGCTCGACGACCTCGAGTCGTTGTCGAAAGAATTGCTGTCGATGACTTCGGCGGAACGTGCCGAACTCCCCGGCGTTGAAGCGCGCCGAGCGGATCTTCTCCCCGCTGGTGTCCTCGTGGCTACGACAGTTATGAAGCTTGCCGGACTCGACACGATGATCGGTTGCGAATGGGCGCTTCGCGAGGGGATGGTTCTCGACTCCATCCAGCACCACAGCCGCGCCGACTGGGACCCGGACCCCAGAGCGATACGCCGTGAGTCGGTGAAGAGCCTGGCGCGGCGTTCAGGATTCAACGAAGTTCACGCCCGCAAGGTCGCGCGCATTGCCGGCGAGTTATTCGACGGCACCGTGGTCCTGCACGGACTTGGCGATCAGGAGAAGGAACTCCTCGAGCTCGCTGCACTCCTGCATGACATCGGGGAGCACGTGAGCATGGACGGGCACGAGCGTCACACTGCGTACCTGATCGAAAACGGGCGGCTCAGAGGATTCAGCCCCGACGAAGTCGCCATGCTCGCGTGCATGGGCCGTTTTCATAAGCGTGGAACGCCCAAAGCATCCTTCGAGCCGTATGCGCGCCTCTCCGCCGACCAGAAACAGACGATCAACAAGCTTGTCGCGCTCCTGCAAGTCGCGGACGGGCTCGACCGCAGTCACGGGGGGCCGGTCACGGACGTCTCCGTCAAGGCTCGACCGGGTGTCGTAGAGGTCACCGTGGACGCCGATGACGACATCGACCTGGAGATTTGGGGTCTCCGAAGGAAGCGGGAGCTGTTCGAGCGAGTGTTCGACTGCAAGCTCGAGGTTGCCGAGCGCTAGGTCCGCGGAGAGCTTCTGCCGCCGCGGGCAAGCTTCGCCGATGGCCTCTCTGGGTACGGTTGTTCCTACGTGTCCCCCTTGAGGCGCCTCGTCGCAGTCATAGGTGCTGCTTCCCTCGTGCTGGCCGGGTCTCTCAGCGCGCTGTCGGTCGTGGGAGTCGGCCTGCTTCACTATGCCGCCAGCGCGACCATCCCTCCGCTTGCGAAGCTGGATAGCACACCCCTCGGGGGATCGACTGTATACGCGGACGACGGAAAGACGGTCCTTGCGGTTCTCACCGCATCGCAAACCCGCAAACCCGTTCCGCTCAGCCAGGTCGCACCGATAATGGTCGCTGCCGCCCTCGACACCGAGGATCATCGCTTCTTCATCCACGGCGGATTCGACATCCCGTCGATCGCCCGCGCCCTGGCGGCGGACTCGTCGGGTGGAGCCGGGCTTCAGGGCGGGTCCACGATTGCGCAGCAGCTGGTCAAGCAGACCTATCTCACCTCTGAGAGAAAGCTCTCCAGGAAGATCAAGGAGGCAGTCCTTGCCGACCGGCTCGAGCGCAAGTACAGCAAGGAACAGATCCTGCAGGCTTACCTGAACACCATTTACCTCGGAAACGGGGCGTACGGGGTGGAGGCCGCAGCCAACACGTACTTCGGGGAGCACGCCAGCCAGCTCAACGTTCCCCAAGCCGCGATGCTCGCCGGCCTGATCCAGAACCCGAGTGGTTACGACCCTATCCTTCAGCCGGCACAGTCCCGCCAGAGGCGCGCTCAGGTCCTCGACAGGATGCGCCACTACGGGGATGTCACCGCAGCCCAAGAAGCGTCGGCGATCGCGTCGCCCCTGCCCACCTCGATTGTCGTCCCACCGGTTCACGCCGATGCGGTGAGCGACTACTACGTGAGCGAGGTGGTGACCGAGTTGCTCGGCACAAGCAGCCCTCTAGGCGGGACCTATGACCAGCGGTACCAGGCAGTCTTCGAGGGCGGGCTTCAGATCTTCACCAATCTCGACCCTCCGACACAGGTCGCTGCCGAGACGACAGTCGCCCACGACACACCAGCCAACAACCGGGGGTTTCAAGAAGGGATGGTCGCCATTGACCCGAGCACCGGAAAGGTGCGAGCCATGGTCGGCGGCCCGAACTTCAATCAGGACCACTTCGATGTCATCACCCAGGGCACCCGCCAGCCCGGGTCAGGGTTCAAGATCTTCACTCTTCTCGCCGCTCTCGAGAAGGGATACTCCATCTTCGACACTCTCGACGGCCAGTCGCCATGCGCAATCAACTTTCCGACGGACCACGACCTGGTGAACAACCCGGCTCACAACGACGAAGG
The sequence above is a segment of the Acidimicrobiales bacterium genome. Coding sequences within it:
- a CDS encoding DUF3817 domain-containing protein, which gives rise to MIRLLRKVAFWEATFFVALCIAWVVSLTGYRFHGARAAALMVVGFTHGCVFTAYLLLVLLVRSRMRWNLFTTFSILVAGLIPGGGYVVEAWALSGARVEALGEVLERT
- a CDS encoding Ppx/GppA phosphatase family protein, which codes for MRIAAMDLGSNSFHLLVADAHPDGTFEPLARDKEMLRLGSVVARNGEVGEEAGAAAVETIARFKALAVSLGADEIVACATSALREAGDSLAVVDRIEEETGVKVKVISGKDEARLVFDAVRTSVVIDPGPALAMDLGGGSLELMIGDSSGLSWSASLKLGVARLTAGLVRGDPPTSSDRRRVADAVTSRIHHPLLPSIADAGARVAVGSSGTLRTLIALCAYRQGGSLPSSVNQLKVSLDDLESLSKELLSMTSAERAELPGVEARRADLLPAGVLVATTVMKLAGLDTMIGCEWALREGMVLDSIQHHSRADWDPDPRAIRRESVKSLARRSGFNEVHARKVARIAGELFDGTVVLHGLGDQEKELLELAALLHDIGEHVSMDGHERHTAYLIENGRLRGFSPDEVAMLACMGRFHKRGTPKASFEPYARLSADQKQTINKLVALLQVADGLDRSHGGPVTDVSVKARPGVVEVTVDADDDIDLEIWGLRRKRELFERVFDCKLEVAER
- a CDS encoding transglycosylase domain-containing protein, translated to MSPLRRLVAVIGAASLVLAGSLSALSVVGVGLLHYAASATIPPLAKLDSTPLGGSTVYADDGKTVLAVLTASQTRKPVPLSQVAPIMVAAALDTEDHRFFIHGGFDIPSIARALAADSSGGAGLQGGSTIAQQLVKQTYLTSERKLSRKIKEAVLADRLERKYSKEQILQAYLNTIYLGNGAYGVEAAANTYFGEHASQLNVPQAAMLAGLIQNPSGYDPILQPAQSRQRRAQVLDRMRHYGDVTAAQEASAIASPLPTSIVVPPVHADAVSDYYVSEVVTELLGTSSPLGGTYDQRYQAVFEGGLQIFTNLDPPTQVAAETTVAHDTPANNRGFQEGMVAIDPSTGKVRAMVGGPNFNQDHFDVITQGTRQPGSGFKIFTLLAALEKGYSIFDTLDGQSPCAINFPTDHDLVNNPAHNDEGDTGAGVLTLQQATAFSVNCAFIRLAHEVGLGNVIATAHSLGISSNLPPYPSIVIGSVAVHPIEMAAAYATVANGGVYHRPTFIDHIVDRSGADVYNGADAGHRVLPELIAQEATVAFQSVIQFGTGTAASLADRPAAGKTGTTDNAVDAWFNGFTPQLEATIWMGSAHAEVPMSDVGGIGQVYGGTFPAITWHDFMSAALAAQPLAQFVPPDYGQLPAPLYITSPSLVQDDALDHNGTFNNYNPVPPSYGGNYGNNNPSPNGGGDQAQAPTTAPTGHHHH